A region from the Aricia agestis chromosome 12, ilAriAges1.1, whole genome shotgun sequence genome encodes:
- the LOC121732789 gene encoding uridine 5'-monophosphate synthase produces the protein MTMEYEKQLENLAINLFEIDAVKFGEFTTKTGLKTPIYFDLRVIVSYPIIMDSISKLLYEFAVKDNNCDHLCGVPYTALPVATLLSIKAKMPMLMRRKESKSYGTKKMIEGHYKQGDTCLIIEDVVTSGSSVLETINDLRKEGLRAEEAIVILDREQTGRKNLEDNNVKLKSLFTMTQLLKILVANKKITEEMSANVKSYLQNVQAPVIATSLQRTLIPYEKRAEQATNVIAKKLFDIMAVKKTNLCLSVDLTTCTQILNLVEEVGDHICLLKTHVDIIEDFHLDFTKKIKEMAQRHNFLILEDRKYADIGNTVSLQHTKGLYKINEWADCVTAHSLPGEGILKALNDQDNERGVFLLAEMSSEGNLITPDYTEATAKMAAKYPHLITGFVCQKRDTFVDPGLIQLTPGVQLESSKDDLGQVYNTPEKVVLENGADVIVVGRGIVKAKNPKTQALVYKNRLWECYEKRISTSK, from the exons ATGACAATGGAATACGAAAAACAACTTGAAAATCTTGCTATAAACTTGTTCGAAATCGACGCTGTGAAATTTGGAGAATTTACTACTAAAACTGGTTTAAAAACACCCATTTACTTTGATTTAAGGGTTATTGTTAGCTATCCTATAATAATG GACTCGATATCTAAGTTACTGTATGAATTTGCAGTAAAGGATAACAACTGCGATCATTTATGTGGAGTTCCATACACAGCCCTGCCAGTTGCTACATTACTGAGCATTAAAGCGAAAATGCCAATGCTTATGCGACGAAAAGAATCTAAATCCTATGGAACTAAGAAAATGATTGAAGGTCATTATAAACAGGGTGACACGTGCCTAATTATAGAAGATGTCGTAACATCAGGCTCTAGCGTATTGGAAACTATAAATGACCTCAGAAAAGAAGGGCTTAGAGCAGAGGAAGCTATTGTGATATTAGACAGGGAACAGACTGGAAGAAAAAATTTAGAAGACAATAATGTGAAGCTGAAATCACTATTCACAATGACACAGCTTCTGAAAATATTAGttgcaaacaaaaaaataactgAAGAAATGAGTGCCAATGTTAAATCTTACTTGCAGAATGTTCAAGCCCCTGTTATTG cTACCAGTCTCCAGAGGACGCTAATACCATATGAGAAGCGAGCAGAACAAGCTACAAATGTTATAGCAAAGAAGCTTTTTGACATTATGGCAGTCAAAAAAACAAACCTTTGCCTGTCTGTGGATCTTACTACGTGCACCCAAATACTGAATCTTGTGGAAGAAGTAGGGGAccatatttgtttattaaaaaccCATGTCGATATAATTGAAGATTTCCACTTGGATTTTACAAAGAAAATTAAAGAGATGGCACAAAGACacaattttttgattttagAAGACAGAAAATATGCTGACATTGGCAACACTGTGTCTTTACAACATACAAAGGGCTTGTACAAAATAAATGAGTGGGCCGATTGTGTCACTGCCCATTCTTTGCCTGGGGAAGGAATATTGAAGGCTCTAAATGACCAAGATAATGAAAGAGGGGTCTTCTTGTTAGCTGAAATGAGTTCTGAG GGTAATCTTATTACACCAGACTATACAGAAGCTACAGCAAAAATGGCTGCCAAATACCCTCACTTGATAACTGGATTTGTTTGCCAAAAGAGGGATACCTTTGTGGACCCTGGCCTTATCCAGTTGACACCGGGAGTTCAACTAGAAAGCTCTAAGGACGACCTAGGACAAGTATACAATACACCAGAAAAAGTGGTTCTAGAAAATGGTGCAGATGTGATTGTTGTTGGTAGGGGTATTGTTAAAGCTAAAAATCCCAAAACCCAAGCTCTTGTCTATAAAAATAGGCTGTGGGAATGTTATGAAAAGAGAATCTCCACctcaaagtaa
- the LOC121732780 gene encoding WD repeat-containing protein 81: protein MDKIAKDLNISPKNIFVTPLPNTFSIVVHYNWIRNWLKNLEADDSLYNLDNSAPTGESVSYPQKKLFIKVIDKKISKVLPLPRYKFNETSSELPLTFSQLLQYVSQNNQRNLWKESYKKYCQNNECPKETTIVNLIEHDQLLSEIIVRLYGCNIVRVKDGATKYNEYKDIANKHVLKSYETHVNLLAAIFAVETDNNFYIVYRGHYENNLLDCLNFSPTLIDKTYARGLLIIYQLLNFSKALCDRGLSIGTLTLQDIYLNEDLWLQIIPPITNNLKCLDPSLICEQSRVKTLASSSNDEPKKAEEWRWRNDAVQLEKLCLLWVRGRISNLDYLLHLNILAGRSPNDPQAHFMVPWVTDFTSRCGRNWRDLSKSKYRLNKGDRQLDMTYDTNCSGHIPHHVTDALTDITCYVYLARRTSKDILCKYVRNKWVPAEYPASIQRMQEWTPDECIPEFYTDPTVFKSIHEDLPDLGLPSWATCAEDFITKHREALESTHVSENLHHWIDIAFGYKLSGTAAIKAKNVCLSLVDGHTRVRRGASVQLLSAPHPPRRPRAPPPAPPRLRWTAPRETKKSVRDSSDELSDEDEESTSLPQHISRLTVPTHRVRRHKSSSRARSLCKSQEDDASISEGRASSHSRHYKVQRSEMGKGVIYLPKEFNPAATIQSLETLDNFRTKCFFSRAEDKDKHKENVSLNLCSVEQEPKAKSVSDETAFTNHMFLASYDHAYLKKFDANLETVMKERKNRMFNTRYTTAAGVYKQFISESRKQDMLVIGCLIVEIFLHHHMRPLRLNNNNFQERYNNCRTVLKYNYNSLPKCVSYVASLILNVEPPTLNYRSELQPKREENIIVTDKGLTPPTPSQLLQPLLMQHLIPFPQNFHILYNLLSTLHEFELTSNELYVMYTYECDGLQCEKYQNVDKTKLYFVQRIAEGKIQACIAHLGILVNQVTNENQFNFLDIFLQHYIQLLKNKDTSVLAAWHLFDTISKALGPAETKDKLLKHILNLYEDDDYVYERTDHKVTDVDVYAIAGLASKQKFVKLYHHIFLLQLMVRLGLRCFLDNFIQHLVEAVGGYKDISSETGTPGHLCNNRTMCNKKPRYSDDNVKNALTAPSDIFSPDTSYGSEQIVTPNHDVTIAEVHEVLLEKDSDSKSETDLFHFETDKERVPSRGSRSRSPTGSIDSLTPKEPLQTPSPAAEFAAQSNSRFFTTLPSKENATNGHDLESKAMSPTMDIPKPMFTSHIHFADGESSSADGGKSSSTDQRQPQNLNFNDRMKNNLEKTDKFEEQDTNKISDMSSESLIWLAHRLGPVLTCRYITRNLLKMLTLCYIGKENLCRCDSDVKDEFDEISIVNSRIVGDKNAIKVIRCLTSIVAMYGEQLIIFQYLPHMGELIASCRRRLSAPLEGGVVAYLQLIKYLMPFMSDVKVMEQLQDTFLKSILQPALRLASTGRCAYPSGAAARAALARKLLDAMYALALRIGPEMTRKLLCVGALQRFFLAFDKATGKTDNWPKQEEANLDKVSEDDPTDSNMEGFLEICRDGSTAEWAVRDGRAVRADIPELACSPPAVPDTHVAATLTAQEELLMVFDEDLAYHAYTTFAKFIGVDCLDRCLKNGDTIRALCAKYRQKHNILDEPVKCIDIAPRPDLSDHTGSNSFGNVTLVGNRIDVVDDAAQVDGFDVVAYKMDTGFKNDRHLRGDWLIYWEHEIGRAHSRFNLKQIRLQTFIGHTHSVRSIHALDNEHSFMSGGKDKTVRLWSLRNQGDGNAVTQCNWTYTGHKKGVLSLSFIESLRLAVSTDSVVHIWDPFMESVVSQLDNLKSAVSIVRALPGPACTLVAATNDATLRLIDPRAPVNAPELKVINGGSAFIRCMCVSPGGGWVCAGLSSGQLVVIDMRTGLPLTLWRAHDGEVLRLVAVDEHKVLSSGLDQTTALWRIDDGELVAHLKGTTEPVHCLSVYYNELISGTTNNRIGVHTSLDQEASFSSTKLRSDTFKGVLTCMSVLPLNRLLLLGSDNGTISLLC from the exons ATGGACAAAATAGCTAAGGATTTAAATATAAgccctaaaaatatttttgtcacaCCTTTACCTAACACATTTTCTATTGTTGTCCACTACAATTGGATAAGAAATTGGCTAAAGAACTTGGAAGCGGACGATTCCTTATATAATTTGGATAACTCAGCCCCAACTGGTGAAAGTGTATCATATCCACAAAAGAAATTGTTTATTAAG gtaatagataaaaaaatctcaaaagttTTGCCACTCCCGCGGTATAAATTCAATGAAACCAGTTCAGAACTACCCCTGACCTTCTCCCAACTCCTACAGTATGTATCACAGAACAACCAAAGGAATCTATGGAAGGAATCATATAAAAAATACTGTCAAAACAATGAATGCCCAAAAGAAACGACAATAGTTAATCTAATAGAGCATGACCAACTACTGTCCGAGATTATTGTGAGGCTGTACGGCTGCAACATTGTGAGAGTGAAAGACGGTGCAACTAAGTATAATGAGTACAAAGATATAGCTAATAAACATGTATTAAAGTCATATGAAACTCATGTCAATTTACTGGCAGCTATTTTTGCTGTGGAGACAGACAATAATTTCTATATTGTATATAGGGGTCACTATGAGAACAATTTATTGGATTGCCTTAATTTCAGTCCTACTTTAATAGACAAGACATATGCTAGAGGCTTACTTATAATCTATCAACTTTTAAACTTCTCAAAAGCCTTATGTGATAGAGGATTGAGCATAGGCACTTTGACTCTGCAGGATATTTATCTAAATGAAGATCTGTGGTTGCAAATAATACCACCAATAACAAACAACTTAAAGTGTCTTGATCCCTCTTTAATCTGTGAACAGAGCAGAGTCAAAACTTTGGCATCCTCTAGCAATGATGAGCCAAAAAAAGCAGAAGAATGGAGGTGGAGAAATGATGCTGTGCAGCTGGAGAAGCTGTGTTTGTTGTGGGTTAGAGGAAGGATATCTAATCTAGACTATCTCTTACACTTGAACATTCTGGCAGGACGGTCACCCAATGATCCCCAGGCACATTTCATGGTTCCCTGGGTGACAGATTTCACTTCTAGATGTG GCAGAAACTGGCGAGACCTGTCAAAGTCAAAATACAGACTGAACAAGGGCGACAGGCAGCTGGACATGACATATGACACCAACTGCTCCGGCCACATTCCCCATCATGTCACTGATGCGCTTACTGACATCACATGCTATGTTTATTTGGCTCGCAG AACATCAAAGGATATCCTCTGTAAATATGTCCGTAACAAGTGGGTGCCGGCAGAGTACCCGGCGTCGATACAACGCATGCAGGAGTGGACGCCGGACGAGTGTATACCGGAGTTTTACACAGACCCTACTGTGTTTAAGAGCATCCACGAGGATTTGCCT GATCTAGGACTCCCATCATGGGCGACGTGCGCCGAGGACTTTATAACTAAGCACAGGGAGGCGTTAGAGAGCACACACGTGTCGGAAAACTTACATCACTGGATCGATATCGCCTTCGGTTACAA ACTATCAGGCACAGCGGCAATAAAGGCGAAAAACGTGTGCCTGTCGTTAGTGGACGGGCACACGCGCGTGCGTCGCGGCGCGAGCGTGCAGCTACTGAGTGCGCCGcacccgccgcgccgcccgcgcgccccgccccccgccccgcCTCGGCTGAGATGGACCGCCCCGCGCGAGACCA AAAAATCCGTTCGTGACAGTTCGGATGAGCTGTCAGACGAAGATGAAGAGTCCACCAGTCTTCCGCAGCACATCTCACGACTAACGGTTCCTACGCATCGCGTCCGTAGACACAAAAGTAGTTCAAGAGCCCGCTCGCTCTGTAAAAGCCAAGAAGACGACGCCAGTATTAGTGAAGGCAGAGCATCCTCGCATTCCAGACACTACAAAGTACAGAGATCGGAAATGGGAAAAGGCGTTATATACCTACCCAAAGAATTCAACCCGGCAGCTACCATACAATCTCTTGAAACTCTAGATAACTTCCGCACAAAATGCTTCTTCAGTAGAGCTGAAGATAAAGACAAGCATAAGGAGAATGTATCTTTAAATCTATGTTCCGTAGAACAGGAGCCGAAAGCAAAAAGTGTATCGGATGAAACGGCTTTCACGAACCACATGTTCTTAGCGTCGTACGATCATGCGTATCTGAAAAAATTCGATGCGAATCTTGAGACGGTTATGAAGGAGAGAAAGAATAGAATGTTCAATACGCGGTATACTACAGCAGCCGGTGTGTACAAGCAGTTTATATCGGAGAGCAGGAAGCAAGATATGCTCGTCATAGGCTGTTTGATCGTTGAGATATTCCTACACCATCATATGCGTCCGCTGAGACTGaacaacaataattttcaaGAAAGATACAACAACTGTCGCACCGTTCTAAAATATAACTACAATTCGTTGCCCAAATGTGTAAGTTACGTAGCGTCTTTGATCTTAAACGTGGAACCTCCCACCTTAAATTATAGAAGTGAGTTGCAGCCGAAGAGAGAAGAGAATATCATAGTGACAGATAAAGGTTTAACCCCACCTACACCTTCGCAGCTTCTACAACCGTTGCTAATGCAGCATTTGATACCTTTCCCTCAAAATTTTCATATACTATACAATTTATTGAGTACGCTCCACGAGTTTGAGTTAACCAGCAACGAACTATACGTAATGTATACCTACGAATGCGACGGGTTGCAATGCGAGAAATATCAGAACGTCGACAAAACAAAGCTGTATTTCGTCCAAAGAATCGCCGAAGGAAAGATTCAGGCTTGCATAGCACATCTGGGAATTCTAGTCAACCAAGTTACCAACGAAAATCAGTTCAACTTCCTAGATATATTCCTCCAACATTATATACAgctgttgaaaaataaagataccTCAGTCCTAGCGGCTTGGCACCTATTCGATACAATAAGCAAGGCTTTAGGTCCGGCCGAGACGAAGGACAAACTTCTGAAGCATATACTCAATTTGTACGAAGACGACGATTATGTCTACGAAAGAACAGATCACAAAGTTACCGATGTTGACGTGTACGCTATAGCAGGGTTGGCGAGCAAGCAGAAATTCGTTAAGCTATACCACCATATATTCCTCTTGCAGCTAATGGTTCGTCTCGGTCTTCGATGCTTCCTGGATAACTTTATTCAGCATCTAGTGGAAGCTGTAGGTGGTTACAAAGATATATCCTCGGAAACCGGCACCCCTGGTCATCTATGTAACAATCGGACCATGTGCAACAAGAAACCGAGGTATTCGGACGATAACGTCAAAAATGCTTTAACAGCTCCATCTGATATTTTTTCTCCGGATACCTCGTACGGTTCGGAACAGATAGTAACACCGAACCACGATGTAACTATAGCTGAAGTGCATGAGGTATTACTAGAAAAGGACTCGGATAGCAAGAGTGAGACAGACTTATTCCATTTCGAAACCGATAAGGAGAGAGTGCCCAGTCGCGGTAGTAGGAGCAGATCACCCACTGGCTCTATAGATTCGTTGACGCCAAAAGAGCCACTACAAACCCCGTCGCCGGCCGCAGAATTTGCTGCCCAATCGAATTCTAGATTCTTCACAACGTTGCCGAGCAAAGAAAACGCAACGAATGGACACGATTTGGAGTCGAAAGCAATGTCTCCTACAATGGATATTCCTAAACCAATGTTCACGAGTCACATACATTTCGCTGATGGCGAATCTTCTTCGGCCGATGGAGGAAAATCGAGCAGCACCGATCAAAGACAACCACAGAACCTAAATTTCAACGATAGAATGaagaacaatctggaaaaaactGATAAGTTTGAGGAACAGGATACTAATAAGATATCAGATATGAGCTCAGAAAGTTTGATTTGGCTGGCCCATAGACTCGGTCCAGTACTAACCTGTAGATATATAACTAGGAATCTTCTTAAGATGCTGACTCTTTGTTATATTGGTAAAGAGAACTTGTGTCGATGCGATAGCGATGTGAAAGATGAGTTCGATGAGATCTCGATAGTGAATAGCAGAATCGTTGGCGACAAGAATGCGATTAAGGTTATAAGGTGCCTCACGTCTATTGTTG CGATGTACGGCGAGCAATTAATAATATTCCAATACCTGCCGCACATGGGTGAGCTGATAGCGTCGTGCCGGCGCCGCCTGTCCGCGCCGCTAGAGGGCGGGGTCGTCGCGTACCTGCAACTCATCAAATACCTCATGCCCTTCATGTCAGATGTGAAGGTTATGGAGCAGCTGCAG GACACGTTTTTAAAGTCGATCCTGCAGCCCGCACTGCGTCTAGCGTCTACGGGTCGGTGCGCGTATCCGAgcggggcggcggcgcgcgcggcgctcGCACGCAAACTGTTGGACGCAATGTACGCACTCGCGCTGCGTATAGGCCCAGAGATGACGAGGAAATTGCTCTGTGTTGGCGCTCTACAGAG ATTTTTCTTGGCGTTCGATAAGGCGACGGGTAAGACTGATAACTGGCCAAAGCAAGAAGAGGCTAACTTAGATAag gtaTCCGAAGACGACCCAACGGATTCAAACATGGAAGGCTTTCTGGAGATATGCCGCGACGGCAGCACCGCGGAGTGGGCGGTGCGCGACGGGCGCGCGGTGCGGGCTGACATACCGGAGCTGGCGTGCTCGCCGCCCGCCGTGCCCGACACGCACGTAGCCGCCACGCTCACC GCACAGGAAGAGCTACTAATGGTGTTCGACGAGGATTTAGCGTACCATGCGTACACGACGTTTGCCAAGTTTATAGGCGTGGACTGCCTTGACCGGTGTCTGAAGAACGGCGATACCATCCGCGCACTGTGCGCCAAGTACAGGcagaaacataatatact CGACGAGCCCGTCAAATGCATCGACATAGCCCCACGGCCGGATCTCTCCGACCACACGGGCTCCAACAGCTTCGGCAACGTCACGCTCGTCGGCAACAGGATCGACGTCGTCGACGACGCCGCGCAGGTCGACGGATTCGACGTCGTCGCATACAAAATGGACACCGGCTTTAAGAATGacag GCATCTGCGCGGCGACTGGCTGATCTACTGGGAGCACGAGATAGGGCGCGCACACTCGCGGTTTAACCTCAAGCAGATCCGCCTGCAGACATTCATAGGTCACACGCACTCCGTCCGCTCCATACACGCGCTGGACAATGAGCACAGCTTCATGAGCGGCGGCAAGGACAAGACGGTGCGCCTGTGGTCGCTAAGGAACCAG GGAGATGGCAACGCCGTAACGCAATGCAACTGGACATATACGGGGCACAAGAAAGGCGTGTTGTCTTTGTCTTTCATTGAGTCTCTACGTCTTGCCGTCTCAACCGACTCCGTGGTGCACATCTGGGATCCGTTCATGGAGAGTGTGGTGTCACAG TTGGACAACCTGAAGTCAGCTGTGAGTATAGTGCGCGCGCTGCCCGGGCCGGCGTGCACGCTCGTCGCCGCAACTAACGACGCCACGCTGCGGCTGATCGACCCGCGCGCGCCCGTTAACGCACCAGAACTTAAG GTTATAAACGGCGGCAGCGCGTTCATCCGCTGTATGTGCGTGAGTCCGGGCGGCGGATGGGTATGCGCGGGGTTGTCCAGCGGACAGCTAGTCGTTATAGACATGCGTACTGGTCTACCGCTGACGCTGTGGCGGGCGCATGACGGCGAG